The proteins below come from a single Mytilus edulis chromosome 5, xbMytEdul2.2, whole genome shotgun sequence genomic window:
- the LOC139523897 gene encoding DENN domain-containing protein 11-like: MAQEEKSPLLADTDGDDFNYPNPRKRVWHVPPELKGVVTGNGTINTSSSSSSLACDFDFVVCVFVVTFDTRSGNMVEWCQPEEFELDGVEFKAMVSGSHTLLKDFVYFRKDNLYGLACFENMHVESEIERGARMKSVGILSTSYTNLYRHMQFLETQVRHQLETPGKYSNLEVFYQDKKGTLNSTTSIPQQITPNSSSSTPSQEILPEMKITHPAGCFSQFMKFFGEKVFILWKFALLQQRILFFSPPPIGVVCYRVYCACCLGNHDIGGLGHEMKPHFYVNVADIETLESEVSYIACTTEKIFEVKTSLYDIYVDNQMIRPCSPMLRDLMKVSVADKDKFAKLNNQRSALQYNYEDQGIDEEELFTTFFTEQNNRIFQTLLEASCSQDRQLTSEHMKNMGLDPYGDRTFLMELVEHYGIDVMLMVDNPCCPK; encoded by the exons atggCACAAGAAGAAAAATCGCCGCTTTTAGCGGACACAGATGGAGATGATTTTAATTACCCTAATCCAAGAAAAAGAGTTTGGCATGTGCCACCTGAGCTGAAAGGTGTTGTGACTGGGAATGGTACAATCAACACCAGTTCATCATCGTCTTCCTTGGCCTGCGATTTCGATTTTGTTGTCTGTGTCTTTGTTGTCACATTTGATACAAGATCAG GGAATATGGTTGAATGGTGTCAGCCTGAGGAGTTTGAACTGGATGGTGTTGAGTTTAAAGCAATGGTCAGTGGGTCACATACTTTGCTGAAAGATTTTGT ATACTTCCGCAAAGATAACTTGTACGGGTTAGCATGCTTTGAAAACATGCATGTAGAGAGTGAGATTGAAAGAGGGGCAAGGATGAAATCAGTTGGGATACTATCAACATCTTACACAAATTTATATAGGCATATGCAGTTTTTAGAAACACAAGTTCG GCACCAGCTGGAAACTCCTGGGAAATATTCAAATCTTGAAGTATTTTACCAAGATAAGAAAGGAACATTGAACAGTACTACATCAATCCCACAGCAAATAACACCGAACTCTTCCTCGTCAACGCCAAGTCAAGAAATATTACCAGAGATGAAG ATAACCCACCCAGCTGGatgtttttctcaattcatgaagTTTTTTGGAGAGAAAGTATTTATATTATGGAAATTTGCACTGTTACAGCAAAGAATATTATTTTTCTCGCCCCCACCAATAGGTGTTGTTTGTTATAGAG tttACTGTGCGTGTTGCCTTGGAAACCATGATATTGGAGGACTTGGTCATGAAATGAAACCCCACTTTTATGTCAATGTAGCTGATATAGAAACATTAGAATCAGAAGTCTCATATATTGCAT GTACAACAGAGAAGATATTTGAAGTTAAAACAAGCCTTTATGATATATATGTTGATAATCAGATGATCAGACCATGTTCCCCAATGTTAAGAGACTTAATGAAAGTCAGTGTAGCAGACAAAGACAAATTTGCTAAACTAAACAACCAAAG GTCAGCATTACAGTATAACTATGAAGACCAAGGGATTGATGAGGAAGAGCTATTTACAAC attttttactgaacaaaACAACAGAATATTCCAAACTTTATTGGAAGCATCATGTTCACAGGACAGACAGTTAACATCAGAACACATGAAAAACATGGGACTAGATCCCTATGGAGATAGAACATTCCTGATGGAATTAGTAGAGCATTATGGGATTGATGTTATGTTGATGGTGGATAATCCATGTTGTCCCAAGTAG
- the LOC139523938 gene encoding uncharacterized protein — MCNKTCNMVVRIAKRNTTLAQYGSLFVRFMSTGRGDFHLDTLSQRRVPGFKLWWAKEVTPKLYVAGGLTDTQIKYAHDEGFKGVISLFHENSPGQFGGEKLASISEAKYVAKIVGFQFDAILKENEDWACVKAVEKLTDSITKMEKPILLYSSKPQAVAFTTLLHTAHMSKLDSKYEPRVNSEKFYKMSALMGMDFTEDRFKSVVAEITGESIVSNPPKCDAYQNWLGYWLGHPVYKNWFTAGQIRRGHLKELEAAGFKSVINMRVGKTFNNNPSQETVNLINIPVNLNTYDENYIPVRQKPSELEKVVLDPALDRKHISPTSNVNYETENPEEYGDEIGYNEELESEHFKGSSLKYYHLPLDIYSTTFSTDVFKQYKDKLLKIGNDGPVLFHCTIGQRTAFMGVLAAAVQYNKDLQWALKRIHELGFTVNETTFSDVYKMYNNVLGQIQAPR, encoded by the exons ATGTGCAATAAAACTTGCAACATGGTCGTTCGGATAGCAAAGAGGAATACAACATTAGCACAGTATGGAAGTTTATTTGTTCGTTTCATGTCAACAGGACGTGGCGACTTTCATCTTGATACTTTGTCCCAGAGAAGGGTACCGGGATTCAAATTATGGTGGGCAAAAGAGGTGACACCTAAGTTGTATGTTGCTGGAGGATTAACAGACACGCAAATTAAATATGCACATGATGAAGGATTTAAAGGAGTTATATCTCTGTTTCATGAAAATAGCCCTGGTCAGTTTGGAGGTGAAAAACTAGCTTCTATTTCAGAAGCCAAATATGTTGCAAAGATTGTTGGATTTCAGTTTGATGCCATTCTTAAAGAGAACGAGGACTGGGCTTGTGTTAAAGCAGTGGAGAAACTAACAGACTCGATTACTAAGATGGAGAAACCAATTTTGCTTTATTCCAGCAAACCACAAGCTGTAGCTTTTACAACATTATTGCATACGGCTCACATGTCAAAACTGGACTCCAAATACGAACCAAGAGTGAATAGTgagaaattctataaaatgagTGCTTTAATGGGAATGGATTTTACAGAAGACAGATTTAAATCGGTTGTTGCAGAAATAACAGGTGAATCAATTGTAAGCAATCCTCCAAAATGTGATGCATATCAGAATTGGTTGGGATATTGGCTTGGTCATCCTGTCTATAAGAATTGGTTCACTGCCGGGCAGATACGAAGGGGCCATTTAAAGGAACTGGAAGCCGCTGGCTTCAAATCAGTTATCAACATGCGGGTTGGTAAAACCTTCAACAACAATCCTTCGCAAGAGACCGTAAATCTGATCAACATACCGGTAAATCTTAATACATATGACGAGAACTACATCCCAGTTAGACAAAAACCGTCAGAATTGGAGAAGGTGGTATTAGATCCAGCTTTGGACAGAAAACATATATCTCCTACATCAAATGTAAATTATGAAACCGAGAACCCCGAGGAGTATGGTGACGAAATTGGTTATAATGAAGAACTTGAAAGCGAGCATTTTAAGGGATCATCTTTGAAATATTATCATTTACCTTTAG ATATTTATAGTACCACCTTCAGTACAGATGTATTTAAACAGTACAAGGACAAGCTGTTAAAGATAGGAAACGACGGCCCAGTTTTATTTCACTGTACTATTGGACAAAGAACTG CTTTTATGGGCGTCCTAGCAGCGGCAGTGCAGTACAATAAAGATTTACAATGGGCTTTGAAGCGTATACATGAGCTCGGATTTACTGTCAACGAAACAACTTTTAGTGACGTATACAAGATGTACAATAATGTGCTTGGTCAGATACAGGCTCCACGATAA